DNA from Lentibacillus amyloliquefaciens:
CGCACGAAGGAAAAGCGTATTTCTTTTCCAAGGAGCGGAATGTATGTCTTCAGATAATGAGCATAAGGAATACTTCCCTGAATCCGCATCGCACGCGAGCATTAGTGGTTTCCTTTTCCAAGAAACGTAAAAGCAAGCCAGCGAGCTTCTCGCGTGTTGTGGTGACTTCTGCGCCCACCACAGGACGTGGGCGGTTTTAGCAGAAGCTCCTCTATCGACGTGTCATTTTTCCCGGACTTTTTGAACGACCTTTTAAAAATACTTTCTCATTAAAACACGTAAAACGATCTGTACGGCTTAATAACGTACTGCAGGACAATGCAGAAGCTTAGCCTATGTACATTTATTTACCAATGAGACCCGGGACCCTGAGCTATTATTTAGCCGGGTGTTTTATTTCAGGCTTTTCCCATGTGCCGTACTTCCCTCTCTAAATTCTTTCTTTAATGCTTTCAGCAGTGCCCAACATATAAAAATAGATATGATCGTAAAAGGACTGGCAACGACAATCGATATCGTTCTGACTGCATCCAGTCCACCGGCTAATAGGAAAACGGTAGCCGATCCTGCAGTAATAAATCCCCATGCTATTTTGACTCTGTTTAATGGATTAATGTTTCCATTACTACTTAACATCCCTAATACAAATGTAGCTGAGTCGGCTGATGTAATAAAAAACGAGAAAATCAGAACGAGAGCCAGTACACTTAACAAAGGGCCAAGCGGAATATGACTTAAGAATGCAAACAGAGCTCCTTCCACATTCGCGTTTACACTCTCCGCCAGATTGCTATTACCTAAATTATGAATTAAATGAACGGCGCTGCCTCCGAGAACCGAGAACCAGATAAAGGATATGAATGAAGGGATTAATAAAACACCCAAAACAAATTCCCTAATGGTTCTGCCTTTCGAGATCCTTGCAACAAATGAGCCTACAAAAGGAGCCCACGTGGTCCACCAGGCCCAGTAGAATACAGTCCAGTTACCTATCCAACTATTTGCTTCACTATCAAATGGTTCCATTCGAAGACTCATCGGCAAGATACTTCCAAAGTAACTTCCCGTGGTGGATATCAGCATTTCAAAGATTTGTTTGGTAGGGCCTGCTGCAAGCACAAAGAGTATGATTAAGACCATGATCAGCATATTAAAGTTCGATAAATATTTGATACCCCGATTTAATCCCGACCAAGAAGAAATGATAAATAATAAAGTTCCTAATCCTATGATGAGCAATTGAACAATTAATGTATTGGGCACTCCCCACTGGGCATTCATGCCACTGGCAATTTGCAACGTACTTAATCCGAATGTACTGGCAACACCGACAGCAGTGATGAATACGGCAAGAATATCAATCGTTTTACCAACAGGTCCATTAATCCGGTCCCCCAACAGTGGGTGAAAAATGGAACTCATGGCAGATGGAAGACCTTTGCGGAAATGGAAAAATGCCAATCCTAAAGCTACTATCCCGTATAAGGCCCAAGGGTGCAGCCCCCAATGAAAAAAGGTAAATTTCATTGCTGCGCTGGCGGATTCCGAAGTTGACCCTTCTCCAAATGGTGGTGTTGTATAGTGTCCGACTGGTTCAGCAACTCCCCAAAACACCAAACCCACTCCCATTCCTGCACTAAACAACATGGTAATCCATGAAAATGTGCTATGAGCGGGCTTGTCCGTATCCTTACCTAAACGGATGTTTCCATATTTGGAAAACATTAAATACAGACAAACCACTACAAAAATAGTACCAACAAGCAGGTAAAACCAGTTAAAATGAGTAACCGCAAAGTCCAGAAAAGCGGATGCTTTCTGGCCTAACCAATTATTAAAGACAACACCGATAACTACAAATAAAATACTAAGTGATAATGAAATGGCAAGAACACTATTTCTCTTAAGCAAAAAATTTCCTCCTATGTAATCAACGCTCACTTGTAGTGATTTTTTACAAGTCTTTTATGGAAGTTCCTTAGTTACAACTTTCTTTAAAGGCAGGTGAAGTTTCATGGTTTGTTAGCAAGCGAATTCGAAACCGTCTACCCAAATGAACAATCATGATTTTAACATAATTACGACGCAATACAAGGATTTTTGGGTGGGTGCCTGTGTCACTTCCCGATGAGGTCTGGATGCCTGCTACCACCCTTTATGTTGAATGATTGATTGTATAGGAGCCGCTGGTTCGGATAAACAGAAAGATGTGGTTTTTAAGCTGGCGTCTGAGCAAATAGATTTAATCGACGACAAAATAAGACGCCTTTTCACAAAAAAATAGCACACTTTCGAGGTGTTGATATTTTTATAAAAAAGGGTTAGAATAAAAGTAGCTAATATGAATAAAATAATATTGCCCTTACAGATATTTAATCTGTAGTGCGGCCTTAAAAATTTTACTTGGCCGGTCGATCGGCCGTAAAGAGAAAGCCACTCTATTTAGAGTGGCTTTCTACGTGTATTACCGTGGTTGCACGCGCATATGAATGCGTCATAAAAGGCTGATTGAGGGAAAATTTGAAAAAGAAACTTGGGATCTGCCCTCGCTCGAGGCCCGAACTTCTGAGGCGTTTTACTCCTATAATCGAATCTGACAACGAAAAGTGTTATGTACAGGTGCAACATGACTCTTTTTTATTTGGTAGACGATTATAGATACCACGATTGAAAAGTACCACCCTGCGAATGAAGCAGAGTGGTAATTTTATTGATTTTATGCTCTTAGGCATCTTTTATTTTAACCAAAACACTTTTAACCTCAGTGTAATTCGCTAATCCATATTCACCGCCCATTTCTCGGCCAATACCGGACTTTTTATAACCGCCAAATGGCATGGTTTCAAGTTCAAGCCCAAAGTCATTAATCCAAACAGTTCCAGCTTGCAGTTTTCCGGAAACACGGTGACCTTTGCGAATATTTTCTGTCCACACACTGGCTGCCAGTCCATATTCACTGTCATTTGCTCGTTTAACTACTTCTTCTTCTGTATCAAATGGAAATATTGAAATAACTGGCCCGAAGATTTCTTCTCTGGCAATGGTCATATCATCTTCAACATCAGCAAAGACAGTTGGTTCGACGAAAAACCCTTTATCAAAAGATTTATTGCCGCCAGCAACTAAACGGGCGCCTTCCGCTTTTCCTTTTTCAATGTATTCCAGAACGGTTTGCTGTTGTTTTTCTGAAATGAGCGGACCCATTTCTGTTTCAGCATCCATTCCTGGGCCGAGTTTTACAGCTTTAGCACGCTCGGCTATTTTCTCGACAACTTCATCATAATGACTGCGGTGAACATAGAGACGAGTGCAGGCACTGCAGTTTTGGCCATGATTATACATCGTGCCGTCAAATGAACCTTCGATGGCTTCTTCGAGATTTGCATCCTCAAAGATAATGCTAGGGGATTTACCACCAAGTTCCAACGTCACACTTTTTATATCATCAGATGCTTTTTGCATGACATTTTGTCCAACGGCTGTAGAACCTGTAAATGCTACCTTCGCAATATCTTTATGCGTAATGATTGCTTCGCCGGCTAAACGACCGGCACCGGGAACAACGTTAACAACCCCATTAGGGAACCCGGCTTCCTTGAACAATTGTGCTGTATAGAGAAGTGATAATGGTGTTTCTGTAGCCGGCTTGATGACCACTGTACAGCCGACAGCAAGCGCGGAACCCAGCTTCCAGCCGGCCATGGCCAGCGGAAAATTCCATGGGATAATTTGACCAACGACACCAACCGGTTCATGAACAATATAGTTAAAATAATCAGGAGACATATTAACAGTTTTTCCTGTTATTTTCGTTGCCCATCCAGCATAATAGCGGAAATGCTCAATTGTTCCATCTATATCATCCTCAAGTGCCACTTCATATGGTTTCCCATTATCTAAAGCTTCAAGCTGAGCAAGTTCTTCACGATTTTCTTCTAGCAGATCGGCAAATTTATAAATCAAGCGCGAGCGTTCCGCGGCCTCCATTTTGGTCCATTCACCTTTTTCAAAAGCTTCTTTAGCTGCTTCCACAGCAACATCAATATCTGTTTCTTGTGCTTCATTCACCTCTGCAAGAACTTCTTCTGTAGCAGGGTTTAAAACGTCAAAAGTTGTTTTATTTTTGGACTGAACATATTCTCCGTTAATATAAAGTCCTGCTTCCTCGCTATTTAATGTTTAGTCTAATGTTTCATATAGCTGTCCATACTGGGTAAAAACTATTAAATTACCCGGGAGTGTTGGCTTTATGAAGAATTTTGAAGAAAAGTATAATATGTTTCAATCTGCCTTGGAAATACCTGAACCTTGGTATGTTTTTCATCATGAACTGGCAAAAGATGAAAAGACCTTACACATCTATATCGAATACAGATCAGGTGCTGAATTTACATGTCCTAACTGTGGAAATCCAGGCTGTAAAGTCCATGATATTTATGATCAGGATCGCACATGGCGACACCTTGATTTTTGGCAATATCAAACATTGCTTCATGCCAGAATGCCGCGTGTTAATTGTGAATCCTGCGGTAAAATACGTACCGTCAAGATAGACTGGGCACGGCCGGGTGCCGGGTTTTCATTATTCTTTGATTATCATGTGATGTCCTTAATGGCTGAAATGCCTGTGGCAGCTGTTGCTCGTAAGGTTGGTGAACATGATACCCGTCTCTGGCGTGTATTTAAGTATTATGTTCATCAAGCGATGAAGGAGCTTGATGTCTCCAGTGTGACACGCGTCGCCATTGATGAAACATCCCGTGCCAAAGGACATAAATACGTGACACTGTTTATCGACACGGATACTAAACGGTTATTGTTCGCCACAGAAGGAAAAAGTTCAGATGTATTACAGGACTTTTGCCAGTTCCTTGAACGCAAAGGCGTTTCCCCTTCCCAAATCAGGGAAATATGTTCGGATATGTCGCCTTCGTTTATAGCAGGAATTGAAGCGAATTTCCCCGATGCATCGATCACATTTGATAAATTTCATGTCATGAAGCTGGTGAACGAAGCATTGGATAAGGTTCGCAAACATGAACAAGCGACCGAACCATTACTGAAAAATTCACGTTACGTGTGGCTAAAAAACCAAGAAAATCTAACCAAAAAGCAGGACAGTAAATTCCAGAAACTTAAGGACATGGACTTAAAAACAGGGCGTGCCTATCGCATAAAATTATCCCTCCAGAAGATGTGGCAACTATCACCGCTATCCTCTGATATTTATTTTGATGCATGGTATGACTGGGCCATCCGTTCACAGTTGGAACCTATGATCAAGGCTGCAAAGTCACTGAAAAAGCACAAGGACGGTATTTTAAGGTGGTTCATTACCAAATTGACCAATGGGCTGCTTGAAGGCATAAATGGCCTGGTTCAAGCTGCCAAGAGAAAGGCTCGAGGTTACCGCTCTACGGACAATTTCATCGCCATGATCTACGCGACAGTTAACAAACTTGATTTAATTGTTGAGCCATGACTATAGTGTTTCCTTCGTTTGCTTGCCAACTCTCCCTTGGATGCTTTACAGGTTGTCAAGCGCTTTCCTTGACGACCTGTAAAGCATCCAAGACAATACAGGCAGCAAACAAGGAATGGTAGATTTATGTGGTGCTATTATACTAACTTTTCAACACTAAATAGCGAATAGCCAAAGTCCTTTAACACCTTGTAAAAATTCTTCTACTTTCGGTTTTAAAACAATTTCTTTAGTAGACATAGAAACATAACCTCCTCATAAATTAATACTTAACAATCTGCAGTTGGCTTAAAATTCCTTGTAATGTTTTATCTTCTTCTTCAGTTAACGGCAACCTTGGTTTACGTGAAGGTCCTCCAGCCAATCCTTGTAAATCCAAACCGCGTTTAACGATTTGCACATATTTCCCGGAATCCTCCAGGAAGTTGCAAAGTGGCAGGATTCGGTCATAGATGTCCCATGCTTTGTCCATATCACCTTCTTTAAAACTGTTAAATAGATCGGTAGCCATTTCAGGTATAATATTTCCGGCAACAGATACCCAGCCAGTTGCTCCCATTAAAAAGGATTCAAGGACAAGGTCATCGGAGCCGCAAAATGTTTTAATATAATCTTTGCCTTGTCTGGAGATATCTCGCAGCTTTTGGATTTCTCCACTGGACTCTTTGATGTGTGTGATATTTTCAACATCACGTCCAGCTTTCAGAATTGTCTCCGTTCCAATATTAATCCCGGACGTAAACGGATTATTGTAAATCATGATTGGAATGCTTACGGATTCAGCAACTGTTTTAAAATGCTCATAGATTTCGTGATCTTTTGGGTGTGCATAATACGAGTTTATTAGTAGTGCACCATCTGCCCCGGCGGTTTCTGCCTTTTGTGTATACGCAACTGCGTCTTGAGTTGTCTCAGCAGCTGTTCCAATGATCAGGGGAACCCGTCCATTTACTTGCTCGGAAGCGACTTCCATAAGCTTATATTTCTCTTCTGTAGTTAAGCTAACAAACTCACCGGTACTTCCGTTCACGATAAGGCCGGCTACATTTAAACTGATATAATGTTCTATATTTTGTCTCACCCCCTCGTAATTCACTGTTTCATCATTATGCATGGGTGTAGCAAGCACTGGAAATGTTCCTTCTAATTGTTTCATTGTAAATTCCTCCTTAGGCTAAAAATCAGTTATTTAAGAATTAGCTATTTCTTTTGGTTCATCATCACTGTGTTTCTCTGGTTTTGTATACCAAATAAATTTATTGGTAAAGCCATAGATAAGCGTGATAATTATCGCTAGAAAGTTAAACCACAGAAATGGCAGGTAAGTTAGTGTTGATACACCAAGTGTTGTAGCCATAAACACACCGCCATCAGACCATGGAACCATTGGGGTGGTTAACGTTCCTCCAGCCTCGGTACTTCGTGAGAGCACACGACGGTCAATATTTAATCGATCATAGTTTTCCTCTGTTATTTTACTGGCTGTGATAACGGATACATAAGCTGCACCACCAAAGAAATTTCCAAAGAATCCAGATAGTATGGTTGATAAGGTTGTTTTTCCGGCATTATCTGCCCAGGACAACATGGAATTACATATTGCTCTTAGTATTCCTGTCTTTTCCATTAATCCACCAACACCAAGGGCAAACAGAATCAGTACAATTACACTGAGCATAAATTCAATCCCGCCACGATTTAAAAGATTGTCAATAAAATCAACGCCAGATTCGATATCATTTCCTGAATACAAAATATTAATACTTTTTAATATCGACATGTTTTGGAATAAAAATCCCCATACAGACCCTAGCAAAGCACCAAATAATATTACTGGTATGGAGGGCATCTTTAATGCTAGTAATATTATGACAACAACTGCAGGTACAACCATATACCACGAAATGTTAAAGTAATCATTTAATGCAGACATTGTAGCTTCTGCTTGACTTAAATCTCCATTTCCGCTATTAAAGAATAATCCCATACCCAAAAATAGTAATGCTGCAATCACAAATGCTGGCGCACTTACGTATAGCATCGATTTAATGTGGCGAATGACATTCACTTTTGATAAAGATGCAGTCATGACTGTGGTGTCTGACAGTGGGGAAAGCTTATCACCGACATAGCAACCTGAAATGACCGCACCTGCTACTAAGGCAACTGGGAAGCCGAAACTTGCACCGATTCCCATCATGGCAATACCTGCAGTTCCAGCTGAACCAAATGAAGTTCCAGTTGCCAATGAAGTTATAGCGCAAATGATAAAAGCTGCCATTAAGAAGATGCTCGGATCAATAATGGAAAGTCCGTAGTAAATAATACTTGGAACAATCCCCCCGGAAATCCATGTTCCAATTAACGCACCAACTGAAATCAGTATTAAGACAGCTTCCAAACCGTCATAAATGCCTTTCAAAATACCGTCCTGCAGTTCCTTGTATGAGTAGCCAATCTTAAGTCCAACTAAAATTATCATGAACCAGGTAGCCAGCAGTGCTAATTGAATCGGTATTCCAAGTTGTACTACCGAGAAAAACATAATGACAATGAAGGAAACTAATACAAAAATCACTTCCCCCAAAGTAGGTAACCTTTTTTCAGCATTCATTCTCTCACTCTCCTTCATTAAAATTAGTAGGTATTTTCTGTGAAAATCTGCCTAAGTGATGAAATCTATCCCTCCTTATCATCATTTCAATAAAAATCCATATTGAAGTGGATCTGTCTGATCATACATAAACTGATGTATACCTGTAACAAATCCTCTTGTTTCCATCGAAAACCGGTAATCAGTTCCTTTAACCAAAGATGCAGTCAGTGAACTGTCAAATATACTATGATTCGTTAACGTTGTAACATTGCATTTCTCATACAGCTTGGATTTAAATAACGCAAATGTACTATCTGTGCCTGGAGAGCGCAGAATACTTCCATCTTTTTTAAAGGTGACCGAACGAACTTCCATATGACTCTGAATATATATAGGTTCCATTAAAATAACGCCGTCAAATTCAAGGTTATTCTTCATTTCCGAGGTAGTTTGCAGACCCCATTTTGAAATCGCAGATAGATTTTCTATGGCAATAGTCGGAATGGTTTTTGGCAAACTGTAAACCAGGTAGTTCCGTGAATTGTCAATTTGCACATTTTTATATGCTTCATTTGTTTCAATAACCTTGCATTCACTACTTTCAAAGCGAGTTACAGGCACTTCTTGCTGTTCATAAGCGGCATAGATGGCGTACACGCCGTAAACGGTTTCAATTTCATAATGATTACTTTCCTTTTTGGCAAGATTACCGGTTTCAAGTAATGCAGTCACTGTTGCAACCAAGCCACTATATGTAAATGGTGGATTGTTGTCATGGTGCACAAAAAGACACGCATAATCAGCGGTTTTGGATGGAAGCACAATACATCCATTCATTCCTTGATAACCCCTGGGTTCGTTCAGTAATAAATTTTTTTCGCGTTTAAAGCGTTGTTCTATTCCTTCTTGGTTAAGATTCATAATATTTGCATCCAATGTCATGGGGGAATTGATAATTATACGAAAGGGTTCTCCTGCTACGTGTGTGTCTATGGTAGAGAATAACTTTTCAACATTCATTTAATCACCTCCTTTTTAGTGACCTTCCATCGGTGGAATGAGTAAGTATCCTTCAGACAATGGGTCCTTTTCGTTATAGAATAAACGATGCATTCCCATAATCCATGCAGATCCGGTTACCTCAGGAACTATGGCTTCAAAATCCCTAATGGTTGTAGTTTCCAGAATCTTTGCTTTAAAGAGTGTACCGACAATACTTTCATAAACAAACGGTTCATTTTTTTGGATTTCATTTTTCATAAACATCGTCGCAAGTTTTGCCGAAGTGCCTGTGCCACAAGGAGAACGATCAATTCCGCCTGGTGGTACCACAACTGTATTTTTTAAATCGGAATCTGGATGAGTTGGGTCAGTGTAAAATTCAATATGTGTTAATCCTTTAATAAAAGGTTGCTCAGGGTGTGATATTTCTACTTCGCTATTAATCACATTTCGTATTGTAATTGCCTTATCAATAATAGTTGACGCATTAGCGGTTGTCAGGTCCAACCCCAGTTTCCGTGCATCAATAATACCGTAAAAGTTGCCGCCGTATGCAATCTCACACTGAACGGAACCGATTGTTTCGATGTCCAAGTCCACGGTTTTTAGAAGGAATGAAGGGACATTGGCGAATGTAACGTCTTTTGCTTTACTGTTTTCTACTTTGACTTTTGTTTTGACTAGGCCGGCTGGTGTATCCAAATTAATGATTGTATATGGTTCATAAATCTCAATAAGTCCTGCCTCCACAAGTGCAGTACAAAAACCAATCGTGTCGTGTCCGCACATTGGCAAATATCCACCAGTCTCGATATAGATAACACCAACATCAGCCTCAGGATGGCACGGGTTCACCATTAATGCGCCTGACATCACATCATGTCCGCGTGGTTCATTCATTAAAAACTTCCGAATCCAATCATAATGCTTTTTCATGTATAGCATCTTGTCGGACATCGTATCGCCTTTTAATTCAGGCAAACCGCTTAGAACAGTTCTAGTCGGGTTGCCGCCGGTATGTGTATCTATCGTGGTGAAGAGACGATTTAGATTCATGTGTGTACCACCCTTTCTGTAAAGCGGTTAAAATGTAATGGTTCAATTGGTACGGATAATTCTTTCTCTGAAATCATTTCCTCTATGACTTTTCCGGTGATGGCGGCTAAGCTAATGCCGTCTCCTTCATGACCTGCAGCTACATAAAATCCGGGAACCTCATCGATACGCGAGACAATCGGAAGATGATCTTCTGTCCATGGTCTCAATCCGGCATAGGTTCGTATAACTGACATATCTGCCATGTTCGGATAGAAACGCATGGCTCTTTTGGCAATATATTTGGTAACTTCCTGGTAGACTTTCGTATCGAATCCAGTAAATTCTCGACTGCTTCCAATCAGAAAGTTTTGACTCTCGGTCGGTTCGAATACAAGGGCAACACCATATTTATCCGTCATGTTATCAACCGTGCGTTCACCGCCGAATTTTGATATCAAATAGCCAAACTCCATTACTTTTCTCAGACCAACCGGTTGTTCTCTAGACGCTACAATTAATTGGCCTTTTCTAGGTTTAATTGGAATATCCACACCGATCATTTCACCAATCTTAGGTGCCCACACACCGCAGGCATTGACAACTTTATTGGCAGTGAACGTGCCGTTTGTCGTTTCAATCACAAATTGACCAGTCGTATCTTTCACAACATTTTGGACTTCGGTATAGGTGT
Protein-coding regions in this window:
- a CDS encoding NAD(P)/FAD-dependent oxidoreductase, which translates into the protein MSVQHRDIVVIGGGIIGAAISYYCSKAGLDITVLEKHELASGTSSRCDGNILAIDKDPGFDSQMSLKSQQLVHELHTELEIDFEYRKPGSILVCENDKEMEAAQKWVQQQQNAGLDFQMLDREDLRNESKFFADDLYGGLECATDSTVNPYMLTYSMFHSAAKLGAKIHTYTEVQNVVKDTTGQFVIETTNGTFTANKVVNACGVWAPKIGEMIGVDIPIKPRKGQLIVASREQPVGLRKVMEFGYLISKFGGERTVDNMTDKYGVALVFEPTESQNFLIGSSREFTGFDTKVYQEVTKYIAKRAMRFYPNMADMSVIRTYAGLRPWTEDHLPIVSRIDEVPGFYVAAGHEGDGISLAAITGKVIEEMISEKELSVPIEPLHFNRFTERVVHT
- a CDS encoding BCCT family transporter, translated to MLKRNSVLAISLSLSILFVVIGVVFNNWLGQKASAFLDFAVTHFNWFYLLVGTIFVVVCLYLMFSKYGNIRLGKDTDKPAHSTFSWITMLFSAGMGVGLVFWGVAEPVGHYTTPPFGEGSTSESASAAMKFTFFHWGLHPWALYGIVALGLAFFHFRKGLPSAMSSIFHPLLGDRINGPVGKTIDILAVFITAVGVASTFGLSTLQIASGMNAQWGVPNTLIVQLLIIGLGTLLFIISSWSGLNRGIKYLSNFNMLIMVLIILFVLAAGPTKQIFEMLISTTGSYFGSILPMSLRMEPFDSEANSWIGNWTVFYWAWWTTWAPFVGSFVARISKGRTIREFVLGVLLIPSFISFIWFSVLGGSAVHLIHNLGNSNLAESVNANVEGALFAFLSHIPLGPLLSVLALVLIFSFFITSADSATFVLGMLSSNGNINPLNRVKIAWGFITAGSATVFLLAGGLDAVRTISIVVASPFTIISIFICWALLKALKKEFREGSTAHGKSLK
- a CDS encoding proline racemase family protein, with product MNVEKLFSTIDTHVAGEPFRIIINSPMTLDANIMNLNQEGIEQRFKREKNLLLNEPRGYQGMNGCIVLPSKTADYACLFVHHDNNPPFTYSGLVATVTALLETGNLAKKESNHYEIETVYGVYAIYAAYEQQEVPVTRFESSECKVIETNEAYKNVQIDNSRNYLVYSLPKTIPTIAIENLSAISKWGLQTTSEMKNNLEFDGVILMEPIYIQSHMEVRSVTFKKDGSILRSPGTDSTFALFKSKLYEKCNVTTLTNHSIFDSSLTASLVKGTDYRFSMETRGFVTGIHQFMYDQTDPLQYGFLLK
- a CDS encoding ISL3 family transposase; this translates as MKNFEEKYNMFQSALEIPEPWYVFHHELAKDEKTLHIYIEYRSGAEFTCPNCGNPGCKVHDIYDQDRTWRHLDFWQYQTLLHARMPRVNCESCGKIRTVKIDWARPGAGFSLFFDYHVMSLMAEMPVAAVARKVGEHDTRLWRVFKYYVHQAMKELDVSSVTRVAIDETSRAKGHKYVTLFIDTDTKRLLFATEGKSSDVLQDFCQFLERKGVSPSQIREICSDMSPSFIAGIEANFPDASITFDKFHVMKLVNEALDKVRKHEQATEPLLKNSRYVWLKNQENLTKKQDSKFQKLKDMDLKTGRAYRIKLSLQKMWQLSPLSSDIYFDAWYDWAIRSQLEPMIKAAKSLKKHKDGILRWFITKLTNGLLEGINGLVQAAKRKARGYRSTDNFIAMIYATVNKLDLIVEP
- the nhaC gene encoding Na+/H+ antiporter NhaC, with translation MNAEKRLPTLGEVIFVLVSFIVIMFFSVVQLGIPIQLALLATWFMIILVGLKIGYSYKELQDGILKGIYDGLEAVLILISVGALIGTWISGGIVPSIIYYGLSIIDPSIFLMAAFIICAITSLATGTSFGSAGTAGIAMMGIGASFGFPVALVAGAVISGCYVGDKLSPLSDTTVMTASLSKVNVIRHIKSMLYVSAPAFVIAALLFLGMGLFFNSGNGDLSQAEATMSALNDYFNISWYMVVPAVVVIILLALKMPSIPVILFGALLGSVWGFLFQNMSILKSINILYSGNDIESGVDFIDNLLNRGGIEFMLSVIVLILFALGVGGLMEKTGILRAICNSMLSWADNAGKTTLSTILSGFFGNFFGGAAYVSVITASKITEENYDRLNIDRRVLSRSTEAGGTLTTPMVPWSDGGVFMATTLGVSTLTYLPFLWFNFLAIIITLIYGFTNKFIWYTKPEKHSDDEPKEIANS
- a CDS encoding proline racemase family protein, whose translation is MNLNRLFTTIDTHTGGNPTRTVLSGLPELKGDTMSDKMLYMKKHYDWIRKFLMNEPRGHDVMSGALMVNPCHPEADVGVIYIETGGYLPMCGHDTIGFCTALVEAGLIEIYEPYTIINLDTPAGLVKTKVKVENSKAKDVTFANVPSFLLKTVDLDIETIGSVQCEIAYGGNFYGIIDARKLGLDLTTANASTIIDKAITIRNVINSEVEISHPEQPFIKGLTHIEFYTDPTHPDSDLKNTVVVPPGGIDRSPCGTGTSAKLATMFMKNEIQKNEPFVYESIVGTLFKAKILETTTIRDFEAIVPEVTGSAWIMGMHRLFYNEKDPLSEGYLLIPPMEGH
- the dapA gene encoding 4-hydroxy-tetrahydrodipicolinate synthase; translation: MKQLEGTFPVLATPMHNDETVNYEGVRQNIEHYISLNVAGLIVNGSTGEFVSLTTEEKYKLMEVASEQVNGRVPLIIGTAAETTQDAVAYTQKAETAGADGALLINSYYAHPKDHEIYEHFKTVAESVSIPIMIYNNPFTSGINIGTETILKAGRDVENITHIKESSGEIQKLRDISRQGKDYIKTFCGSDDLVLESFLMGATGWVSVAGNIIPEMATDLFNSFKEGDMDKAWDIYDRILPLCNFLEDSGKYVQIVKRGLDLQGLAGGPSRKPRLPLTEEEDKTLQGILSQLQIVKY